Part of the Methanobrevibacter sp. genome is shown below.
CGATGATTTTGTCGTCCTCTGTAGAACAAAAGAGGATGCCGAAAACATACCTAAACTCTTAGAAAACTACTTATCTGAGCGAGGACTCACATTAGCGGAAGATAAAACTAAAATTACTTCTATACAAAAAGGATTTGACTTTTTGGGATTTAATATCCGTAGTTTTAATACTTTTCATGGTGAGAAAGTATTTGTCCAACCATCTAAGAATAGTATAAAAGCTTTTAAGCAAAAGGCTAATGATATCTATCGTAAAGCGATTGGTGGTGACATTGAATCGTTTATAGGGTCATTGAACAGCTTAATAATTGGTACGGCCAATTATTGGAGAATATCTGCGGCTTCCAGAACATTCAGAAAAATGGACTACTATTTAATTCAAAAGACTCGTAAACTGTTACGTAGATGGTATCCATCTAAATCACATAAATGGATTAAAGGTAAGCACTACAAGCCTGATCGTAGGGGTAAAAGTAAGGATAGATACATATTCACTGACCCAGATACTGGATTACAGTTAAGAAGAATGGTTTGGACGCATATTAAATATCCATTTCAGTTTAAATATATGGCAACTCCATATGATAAATCTTTTGATGAATATTTTGAGAAAACAATGTTCAAATCTGCTTTTAGATGTTTATATGGTTAGAATTTGATGGTATTTGCTTTAGGTAAACAATATGCTTGAGCGGCTTGTCGGGAAACTGACACGAGCCGTTCTGAGGAGAGGAGGAGTGAGTAATCACTCCGACTTATCCGACAAAATGTGACACTTGTCGCATCATTACTTTTTTTATACATTCGAATGTTAATACAAAACCATCCACTAAATTTTAACAAATGTCAAATAAATATCCATTTAAATGCACAATCTAAAAATATTTTAATATAAGTAACAATAAAAAACTAATCATAAATAAATGGAGAAGATAAACTTGAAATTTTTTAAGATAAGCATAATATTTCTTGCGTTAATGATTTTCTCTGTTGGATTTGTTTTTGCTGAAGATGCAAATCAAACCGACAACAGTCTGGAAATGACTGACGGAGATGTTGTATCAATTGGTGATGTTAGAACCTATGCTGATTTAACCTACCAATTTAAAAATACCAAAGCAGATTTAATAACAGATTATGCATTTGACGAAGAAAACGATGTGAAAAGAATTAATATTACTGGATATGATTCAAATTATCCTATCAATGGTAATAATCATGTTATCGATGGTAAAAATAGTGCAGGAGTATTCAAATTAATGAATGGAGAATTTACAATAAGAGATTTGACAATTAAAAACTGTGGCGAAAGTGCTATAATACTAAATAATGCCAAATTAACATTAAATAATGTTAAATTTATTGACAATAAAGACAAAGAATCAGGTGCGGCAGTTTATTCATATAAAAGTACATTAATCACCAACAATTGTCTGTTTGAAAACAATGATGCTCCTGAAGGCTCAGCAATTTATACCGATGACAGCCAGCTATACCTACAAAAGACCACATTTAGAAACAAAAATCCTGTAAAATGGTCATTAGTTTATACTGTAAAGACTTTGGTTGATGTTAAAAACAGCGTTTTTGAGAATGCAACATCCACCTATGCAACAGCAATTTATGGGTCAGGCTCTAAAATAGACATTAGAAACACTAGATTTTCTAATTTACGTGCAATTGCTACCGGAGGTGCAGTTGCTGTAAAGAAATTAGGTGTTTATAAAGACGATCCGTTTTCATTAAATATCCAATACTGTACATTTTCAAATGTCAGTTCAACAAAAAACGGTGGGGCAATCTATGCTGATGTCAATGGAGGTGACTATGAAAGATCCAATGAATGGGTTATTATTAATAACACTTTATTTGACAAATGTTCCTCAGAATTCGGTGGCGCCATATTGCAGCTTGGAGGAAAATTGAACATCATAGACTCCAATTTTACAAACAACATTGCAACCTACTCAGGTGGAGCAGTATACACCTCAGACTCTATATTCTATGCCGGAGGCAGCCTTTTTAAAAACAATACTCTTTATTATAAAGACATGAACTTCGCTAACGGAGGAGCAATGTATCTGGACTACGGCAGCCAGGAAATTGAATATTGTAATTTCATAGATAACACAGCTTTTGAAGGCGGAGCAATATATTCATTTGCCAGCTTCATTACAGCAATAAATTCCACATTTGAAAACAACAAAGAGGGAATTCATGGAAACTTCCTTAAAGAGGGCTCATATTATAAAGGGCTTTTCTCAAAAAGCAACGATAAATACGAATTTAATGATGAGACATTCGCTACATTCGTAGATTTTCCAGGTAAAAAAATCGTTTTAAATCCAATTGCAGTAAATGGAAGTGTTAATGATGCTAAATTTGACTTACGTGACTTTGGAGTGGTGACTCCTGTTGAAGACCAAGGACGAAATGGAGCATGTTGGGCATTCGGTACTACCGGCGCTTTTGAATCCGCATTCCTAAAAGCAACCGGAATTAAATTAGATATCTCCAACAACAACATACAAAACTCAGGTATCAGATATTCAATTTACGGAAAACCTTCCATGACTGAAGGAGGCTACATTTTCGGAGGATTAAGTTACATATTAAGCTGGTTAGGTGTTGTAAACACTGAAAACGACAAATATGATGAACTTGGAAAAATATCTCCAATCATATTTACCGACAACAGCTACCACATTACAGATGCAGTAATCCTTGATCCTGTAAATATAACTTCAATGAAGGATGCTCTAATCAATTACGGGGCATTGACTGTTTTCGTAAACGGAGCAAATCCCAACAATGCCTATTACAACCAAAATACAAAAGCGTCATACTGTAACAATCAAAGTTTAGGAAACCACTTCGTTACAGTAGTAGGATGGGATGACAACTTCTCCAGAGGCAACTTCAAAATAGATCCTGGCCATGACGGCGCATGGATTTGTAAAAACAGCTGGGGAACCGAATGGGGAGATAACGGTTATTTCTACCTTTCATATTACGATGCACCGCTTAGATTTAATTATGCAGTAGGTTATGTAATCAACAATACAGAAGTCTACGACAGGCTTTATCAATATGACGTTGCCGCTTTTCAAGGAGACTACTACAAAAGCGAAAGAGGCAATGACATACTTTACAAAAATACCTACACTAGCATGGAAGGTGAAATGATTGCAGCTGTCGGCACATACTTCTTTACTGCTAATCAAAACTATAAAATAACAATTTTTGTAAACGGCAAACAGGTTTACACCCAAAG
Proteins encoded:
- a CDS encoding C1 family peptidase, with product MIFSVGFVFAEDANQTDNSLEMTDGDVVSIGDVRTYADLTYQFKNTKADLITDYAFDEENDVKRINITGYDSNYPINGNNHVIDGKNSAGVFKLMNGEFTIRDLTIKNCGESAIILNNAKLTLNNVKFIDNKDKESGAAVYSYKSTLITNNCLFENNDAPEGSAIYTDDSQLYLQKTTFRNKNPVKWSLVYTVKTLVDVKNSVFENATSTYATAIYGSGSKIDIRNTRFSNLRAIATGGAVAVKKLGVYKDDPFSLNIQYCTFSNVSSTKNGGAIYADVNGGDYERSNEWVIINNTLFDKCSSEFGGAILQLGGKLNIIDSNFTNNIATYSGGAVYTSDSIFYAGGSLFKNNTLYYKDMNFANGGAMYLDYGSQEIEYCNFIDNTAFEGGAIYSFASFITAINSTFENNKEGIHGNFLKEGSYYKGLFSKSNDKYEFNDETFATFVDFPGKKIVLNPIAVNGSVNDAKFDLRDFGVVTPVEDQGRNGACWAFGTTGAFESAFLKATGIKLDISNNNIQNSGIRYSIYGKPSMTEGGYIFGGLSYILSWLGVVNTENDKYDELGKISPIIFTDNSYHITDAVILDPVNITSMKDALINYGALTVFVNGANPNNAYYNQNTKASYCNNQSLGNHFVTVVGWDDNFSRGNFKIDPGHDGAWICKNSWGTEWGDNGYFYLSYYDAPLRFNYAVGYVINNTEVYDRLYQYDVAAFQGDYYKSERGNDILYKNTYTSMEGEMIAAVGTYFFTANQNYKITIFVNGKQVYTQSGKSKFSGFETVKLNKKVAVGKNTSFTVQIETKYAPVLENSRQYFFSGTSIYQNGDNIIDYSAQGKAVCIKAYTFKNKNAASNPTQHYNPNKAVIQG